The genomic stretch GAGCGGGCGGGACCGGCGCGTCGGCCGACGGCCCGGCGCCGTAGGCCCCGTGCTTGCCGGTGCGGGCCTGCGCCAGGGCCAGCACGAGGGCCACCCGTCCGGAGGTCAGGTCTGCGACGTCGGCCGTGGAGACGACCGCGCGCGCGGTCGCGTCGGCGCGCACCATGC from Actinomycetes bacterium encodes the following:
- a CDS encoding copper transporter, yielding RAAAAVLLSPAKVTAEAAPSLLPLGPALSTASGGGVVLGGPTGSAAATGLVGMVRADATARAVVSTADVADLTSGRVALVLALAQARTGKHGAYGAGPSADAPVPPAR